Sequence from the Miscanthus floridulus cultivar M001 chromosome 16, ASM1932011v1, whole genome shotgun sequence genome:
GTCCATATTCAAAACCTTGATTTATACCTGATTACACGTTTGTTTCACAATGTTGTTTCCTACTCTGATTTGTACTTGTATGATGATTTGAACATGTGGCTTACAGTTATTTGTGAACAAAGAGTTCTAATTCCAAACGAGCATGGGGAGAAGCTTGTTGGTTTATTACATCAAACAAGTTCAAAGAAACTTGTGATCCTTTGCCATGGATTCCGAGCCACAAAGGCAAGTCCGTACCATCCGTGGGAAACTTTTGCATTTAAGTATATTAGACTAGATTAGATATTGAGTTTAGCCCTATGTTTACAGTCTTTCCCCCCCTACTTGTGTTGCTGTCATATAATATACCCTAGGAACAAAATAGTTTAATTGAGTATCTGATTCTCTTTGGTACTAATTCCCTGTGCATGTACTTTATGAGGATGTTGAGTGAAGTGATAAGTAGGAGTATAAATCCAGCTATTTAAACATCAAAGATCTGAAGATTCTTGTATGTCTCCATTTGGTCTGCTAAAATTATTCTTTTAGGTAGGAATGGAGCATATGGTATTGCTTTATTTCTACTCTTTCCTTTGAGATGTAACACTTTCAAGATGCTTCAACTTCtttccttctttctttctttctttccatccttctctttctttctttctttttgtaaACTTTTGCTTGTGCAAAGTTGTTCCACTTCTGATACAAATTCAATTGAGGTCGTGCTAGTCTTGTTATAAAGAAATGAGCAATAGGAACACAATTCTACCTGTCACTACAAAGTATATGTATATTCTCAATGTAGATATGTACATTCTCAATGTATCGCAACAATAACAAGGACAAAGCCTTTTTAACCCCGAGCAAGTTGGGTAAGCTGGAGAGAAAAATCACACAGAATTCACAAAGTAGAGCAGAAAGGATTATGGATAAAAAGTTAATATGTTCTACTTCAGTTCTATACTATTACTGTCACTATTAGTAATCTGGCACTTTTGAACAAAACCTACAGGATGACAGCATCTTGGTTGACCTTGCCGATGCCATCACAAAGGAAGGAATTAGTGCTTTTCGGTTTGATTTTTCTGGAAATGGGTAAGCCATTGTAACACCTTGTGGTGATTCTTGGCATATATGAGAGCATGGTATCAATGTCGTGGGAGATTTCTAATGTTAGCGTTGAATTGAAATGTGTCCATGCTGTTTATAACATGTCAGCAAGTAGCTACAGCCTGCAGCCATCATTCTCCAATTTAATGTATAATTCTTTGAATAATTTCTGTTCTGAGAACCACGATGAATTTGTCTTCCTGTTTATACTTATGTGTCCTCTTTCTCCTTTAAAGGGAAAGTGATGGTGAATTCCAGTATGGAAGCTACAGAAAAGAGGCAGCTGATTTGCGCTCTGTAGTATTACATTTCTCAGAACAGAAATACGACATAATTGCTCTTATTGGGCATAGCAAAGGTAGGAAAGCTACTGTTTATATGTATTAAGTTCTCCTTTTGTGTTATGCCTATCATGCACAGTATATGTTCATGCATACAAAATTGCATTAACATGCAAAATTGGCATCAAAAGTCGGTTGGGATGCAAACTTGAACTACTGCTTTCTGAGTTTGTTGCTTAGTGGAAAGACAAGTTGAGGAACATTCACTATAACTGAAAGTAATCACTACCTGACATGCATATAGCTTCTTATCTCCATTCCttgcttttttcttttcttttcttttcttttttgtgtgtgtgaatCATATGTCAGGTGATCATGGTAGTAGACAGCACACAGCAGCCTCTATTTTTTTGTCCAACGAGGCAGGAGAACTGCATATCATTTCAGTATAACTAGGAAAAAATACGAGGAAAGGCTAGAGGGCCAGTTCCATAGATGTATAGTTGCAGGCGTGTCACTTAAACTAGAAAACCTGACCTCCACCACACACACCCTGACCTAATTGTCAAGGATAAGCCACCTGATGAGTAGCTCGTGGAGGGCTGAAGCACCACAAGCTACTCTCATTCGCCACCGACTGACCAACTGTAACGCACCCTTAGCATTGCAGTGTTTCCATATCTCCCAAACCACCAGAATGATGAGGGAGTTGAGGCCTAAAATCCTTGGGCACACTTCTGACAGCACTATTCCACCAATTAGAGAAGCGCCTTGCATCAGGCTGAGGGGCAAGAGCTTTCAGACCCCATTTTTGGAGGATGAGCTACCAAACTTGTCTCCTCTTCTTGATCACACAGGGTACACGTAGTGGGATATGGCAGCCCTCATTTAGCCAGTCGATCGGATGTCCAACATCTATTCTTGATTGCCAGCCAAATAAAGAATTTGCAGCAGAGTGAAGCCCAAGGTTTCCAAATCCGTTTACATGGCGCATACTTGATGGAACCAAAAGAGTAAGCATTATAAGCTGACTTACTAGTGTATGACCCTGGTTTAGTTAGTTGGCAAATTATCGGGCACATTTTGCCGAAGAGCCAAATTATCCACCAAGTCCCATATAAGGAGTTATTCGACAAGGACTTGTACAGAAAGTGCTCGACATTGCAAGAGAATTATTTGACTTGTCATTTACTCCTATAGTTCAATATACTTGGCCAAGTTTGCATGATCATTCCTTTTTCGATGATGTGTTTTCATCTTTGCGTGCCACCCATGCTTTTCATTCTGGTAACACACCATATATAGTATATGGTCTTACTACTTGTATTCCTTTTCTTCAGGAGGAAATGCTGTGCTTCTATATGCTTCCAAGTACCATGACGTCCCCATCATTGTCAACATTTCTGGCCGCTTTGCATTAGAGCGAGGTATTGAGGGGCGCCTTGGGAAGAATTTCATGAGGAGAATAAACAAAGATGGATACATCGATGTGAAGAATAAAAAAGGTCTAGCCTTTCTTTACTGATTGATATGGCATTCTCTCTGTTAATCATACGAGTCTGATTCAATGGACCATTGCTTAGCTTTCTAATCAATTAGCACAGGGTGAGACAAATGCATCTGATCTAGTGTCAATCTTGGAACTATCGAAAGTTAAACTATAGGGGTCGGTGTTTCTGCTCACTCTTTCCAAGCCAGGACACATGGCAATGTAGTGGAACGATTATAAAGAGGATCATCGTTCATCGCATTGTTTTGGTGGTTTTGCAGGGGAgctggagtaccgggtgaggaaagCGAGTCTGGAAGACCGGCTGAGCACTGATACCCTTTTCTCCAGCCGTGCCATAAGCAAAGTCTGCAGGTGAGACATCTCTTACACACGCATGGACACGGCTGTATGTACAGACACCTTCCGTTGATggaataagaagaagaaaaatcatCCTGTGATGTGTAGGGTTCTCACGATCCACGGCACCAAAGACGAGATCGTGCCGGCGGAGGATGCACTGCAGTTCGCGGCGAACATCCCCAACCACGAGCTGCGCATCATCGCAAAGGCCAACCACCGTTACACCGGGCACGAGGAGGAGCTGGCCTCGCTGGTGCTTGACTTCCTCAGGTCTCATCTCCACCAGGGCACGTCGCGCTTGCGTCCGAAATTGTAGAGCACACCCACTTAACCATTTGCGAACAGACCTTGAGGAAAAAATCCCCTGTTCCAATCCAAGATTGTGGATATGGTTTGTACTGTCAGGATGTGTTTATCCAGAACCAGAGTTGCTAGAACATCTGCCGTCCAAATCAGCATGACTCGCTGGGTCTAGATTTTCAAAAAGTCAGTGCCAGGCATCTAGGAGTAATCCCCTCATCATTGCATTGCGCCCAAGAGGAGAGACCACCGGTAGCTTTCTGCACAGTGACAATGGCAGGTGGGCCCCGCGTGGCAGGCCTTCCCCCCTCTCCCACTCCCATGGAATGAGGAGAGGATAGGATCGATGGACGCATGGGGGACACGCGAGGCGAAAGCCATCCCGATGCGCTCGCGCCCAAGCCCCAACCGACCCGAGTCAAGTGCTGGAACGACCCGAGCCGAAACAAAGAGGCGCCGTCTGGTAGTGGTAGACTGGTAGTAGTAGTTGTTCAGAGGGGGCTCCTCCTCTAGGCGGTAGGCGCCGCGCCCGATCAGGCCACAGCCCGCAGCGCACAGCGGAGCGCAGGGGGTGGCGAGGAGGACGAGAGGCTGGTGAGTCCAAACAACAGAGGGGGGGGAGGGCAGGCGAACGAgcgaggaggtggcggcggcggcgcgggcgggagTGGACTTAACCGGTCCGCTGTCGCTCCTTAGAAAAGAAGGGTCTATTTTGCCATTGAACTATCGTAAGGgcgtgtttagatccaaaaatttttaggtttgggctactgtagcacttttgtttgtatttggcaattagtgtctaattatggactaattaggttcgaaagtttcgtctcgtgatttttcacccaactgtgcaattagttttttttcgtctacatttagtactccgtgcatgtgccgcaagattcgatgtgatgggtagcacgcaaaattttttgggaacAAAACAGGCCCTAAGTTTGTTTTTGATCGCTGAACTTGAAAACAGGGATTTTTGACCAGTCAACTCTCAAAGCCAAGTACTCACTTGGCCACTATACCCGTTTAATGCCCTCTCATCTTGCTGACTCGCTAGAGCCCATGGTCTCCCTCTCCTTTATCCTCTCCCCGACGCACCTGGATACCACATTCTGGTCTAGAATGGAACCCTAGGTTGAGTGTTTGCAGAAGAGGGACGCAGTGTAGCTGGGTTCCACTCTTTGGCAGATACTCAATCTAAAGTTCGGCGAGGGAATCTAGTATCAAGGTCAAGGTGCGACGTGGCGAGGATACGGGGAAGCTAGGGTTCCACTCTTCGGCAGATACTCAACAGGTTCCATTCTAGGCGGCGAGGGAATCTAGTATCAAGGTGCGCGAGGAGAGGATACCGGAGAGGAAGACGGAGGGCCCTAGCTGACTCAGCAATTTCCTAGTTTATGACTAatgccccgttcgcttggctgataagccatgactgaaaatactggtggctaatttgttgtaagagaaaaataatattcgttggttgaaaaaatacggcttataagccaaacgaaccggGCGCAAAACCAGACTTGAGCGATAGTTCGTGATAAAAAAAAATTGACTTCACAAATCGCTTTCTTTATTTCTAATAGCTGCCGAGCTTAACTTCCTTCAAAACTCGGAAACTGCTGAAATGGAGTCTGGAACGACTAGGTCATTGTGTAACAACAGACAAAATGGTAAATGCAAGACCATGTGCAAGATGCAATTCGCAAAACATTC
This genomic interval carries:
- the LOC136511737 gene encoding uncharacterized protein isoform X2 → MVSMSWEISNVSVELKCVHAVYNMSASSYSLQPSFSNLMESDGEFQYGSYRKEAADLRSVVLHFSEQKYDIIALIGHSKGGNAVLLYASKYHDVPIIVNISGRFALERGIEGRLGKNFMRRINKDGYIDVKNKKGELEYRVRKASLEDRLSTDTLFSSRAISKVCRVLTIHGTKDEIVPAEDALQFAANIPNHELRIIAKANHRYTGHEEELASLVLDFLRSHLHQGTSRLRPKL
- the LOC136511737 gene encoding uncharacterized protein isoform X1, encoding MPLEKCPRSPVICEQRVLIPNEHGEKLVGLLHQTSSKKLVILCHGFRATKDDSILVDLADAITKEGISAFRFDFSGNGESDGEFQYGSYRKEAADLRSVVLHFSEQKYDIIALIGHSKGGNAVLLYASKYHDVPIIVNISGRFALERGIEGRLGKNFMRRINKDGYIDVKNKKGELEYRVRKASLEDRLSTDTLFSSRAISKVCRVLTIHGTKDEIVPAEDALQFAANIPNHELRIIAKANHRYTGHEEELASLVLDFLRSHLHQGTSRLRPKL
- the LOC136511737 gene encoding uncharacterized protein isoform X3, producing the protein MPLEKCPRSPVICEQRVLIPNEHGEKLVGLLHQTSSKKLVILCHGFRATKDDSILVDLADAITKEGISAFRFDFSGNGESDGEFQYGSYRKEAADLRSVVLHFSEQKYDIIALIGHSKGELEYRVRKASLEDRLSTDTLFSSRAISKVCRVLTIHGTKDEIVPAEDALQFAANIPNHELRIIAKANHRYTGHEEELASLVLDFLRSHLHQGTSRLRPKL